The following proteins are encoded in a genomic region of Populus nigra chromosome 16, ddPopNigr1.1, whole genome shotgun sequence:
- the LOC133675608 gene encoding uncharacterized protein LOC133675608, whose translation MPRETSPGLKILWLWTIGTAGILVTSVVRTRLKDMEQMMNTDQQQQQQEEHQSSLSDPVLLDSDEGVIEEVKS comes from the exons ATGCCGAGAGAGACGAGTCCAGGCTTGAAGATCCTCTGGTTATGGACCATCGGCACCGCCGGCA TTTTGGTTACAAGTGTGGTAAGGACCAGGCTAAAAGACATGGAGCAGATGATGAACACtgaccagcagcagcagcagcaggaagAGCATCAAAGCAGTCTAAGTGATCCTGTCTTATTGGATTCTGACGAGGGAGTCATTGAAGAAGTGAAATCGTAG
- the LOC133676178 gene encoding uncharacterized protein LOC133676178, with amino-acid sequence MARSPFHRILLFAWIVVLLMDGVHASDGDADPIYKACVEQCEKTGCVGENCFQHCKFSSDGKPEGGPWYLQEPLYLQWKQWDCRSDCRYHCMLTREEEREKLGGKPVKYHGKWLFRRAYGFQEPVSVALSALNLAIQFHGWVSFFILIYYKLPLTPSKKNYYEYTGLWNIYGILSMNSWFWSAVFHSRDVELTEKLHFSSAVALLGFSLILAILRAFSVRNEASRVMVSTPVIAFVTTHILYLNCYNLDYGLNIKVCVAMGVAQLLIWAVWAGVTHHPSWSKLWVAVVGGGLAMLLEIYDFPPYHRFVDAHALWHATTIPLTYLWWSFAKDDAEFRTSSLHKKAN; translated from the exons ATGGCTCGTTCGCCGTTTCATCGGATTCTGCTCTTTGCTTGGATAGTAGTCCTCTTAATGGATGGGGTTCACGCGAGTGATGGTGATGCTGATCCGATTTACAA AGCTTGTGTGGAGCAGTGTGAGAAAACTGGGTGTGTGGGGGAAAATTGCTTCCAACACTGTAAATTCTCGTCTGATGGGAAGCCGGAGGGTGGGCCATGGTATCTACAAGAGCCACTCTATCTGCAGTGGAAACAATGGGATTGTCGTAGTGATTGTCGATACCACTGCATGCTCACCAGggaggaagaaagagagaaacttGGTGGGAAGCCTGTCAAGTATCATGGGAAATGGCTGTTTCGTCGTGCTTATGGTTTTCAG GAACCTGTTTCTGTTGCTCTCTCTGCACTCAATCTCGCTATTCAGTTTCATGGTTGGGTATCCTTTTTCATCCTGATATACTACAAGTTGCCACTGACTCCTAGTAAGAAGAATTACTATGAATATACTGGCTTGTGGAACATCTATGGGATCCTATCTATGAACTCCTGGTTCTGGAGTGCTGTTTTCCACAGTCG AGATGTTGAGTTGACAGAGAAACTACATTTTTCGTCTGCTGTGGCATTACTAGGGTTTTCCCTTATCCTAGCAATACTGCGAGCTTTCAGCGTGAGAAATGAGGCTTCCAGGGTCATGGTTTCTACTCCAGTGATTGCATTTGTTACTACACATATCTTATATCTGAACTGCTACAACCTTGATTATG GTCTAAACATTAAAGTTTGTGTAGCCATGGGCGTAGCCCAGCTTCTCATTTGGGCAGTTTGGGCTGGTGTCACTCACCACCCTTCCTGGTCTAAGTTGTGGGTGGCTGTTGTTGGAGGCGGACTTGCCATGCTCTTGGAAATATATGACTTCCCGCCTTACCACAGATTTGTGGATGCTCATGCTCTCTGGCATGCCACTACCATCCCACTTACATATCTTTGGTGGAGCTTTGCGAAGGATGACGCTGAGTTTAGAACATCAAGTCTCCACAAGAAAGCAAACTAG